In one Halichondria panicea chromosome 4, odHalPani1.1, whole genome shotgun sequence genomic region, the following are encoded:
- the LOC135334501 gene encoding uncharacterized protein LOC135334501 isoform X2, whose protein sequence is MATRGQYNNQYSHVQASNYPLAPGPTRSRSSPQYGHGYGYQPLHGHPQEQDYSETSMAYGQARENNAHTYANHHTPVAPQPKPRTKLSQEGRNMTEGVSYNTHNFGQQAPIQSAQDQRTNQGPLDQTAVLETLSGQDTKLEKNNTGEITYSEGNDSRDDQTKEAADVIQGQKPKIHTQLLTLAVEPREMITENRSYHNEISGIEAIKRLKVFRNCCYLTRYSEIQKCYILSVCMSDEDLQNEIYKHFELKVSDEGIRILEHRPFANLVELLTHYENNRLGSAFPTIGKCITLNAYRERVREKHKRQPQQVHLQLHQEQQAQPQQQTQQAPIQAQQQARLQRAQIQAQIREHQVQIQEQQTQLQKVLQQQLQAQKDSLQQAQIQTQVQEQQVEIKQQQGHLHEQQNQLQETVQQQQAQLQQQAQQIQALQQRKCKIF, encoded by the exons ATGGCAACAAGAG gccagTACAACAACCAATATTCTCATGTACAAGCTAGCAACTATCCACTGGCACCAGGACCAACCAGGTCTAGATCTAGCCCACAATATGGACATGGATATGGATATCAACCATTGCACGGACACCCACAAGAACAAG ACTACTCTGAGACGAGTATGGCTTATGGTCAAGCTAGGGAAAACAACGCCCACACGTATGCTAATCATCACACACCAGTTGCACCACAACCAAAGCCTAGGACAAAACTTTCACAAG AAGGAAGAAACATGACTGAGGGTGTGTCATACAATACGCATAATTTTGGACAACAGGCTCCAATCCAGAGTGCCCAAGATCAACGGACAAACCAAG GACCACTTGACCAGACAGCAGTGCTAGAGACTTTAAGTGGGCAAGACACAAAGCTGGAGAAAAACAATACAGGAGAGATTACATACAGTGaag gaaACGACAGCAGAGATGACCAAACCAAAGAGGCTGCTGACGTTATACAAGGCCAAAAACCAAAAATC CACACACAATTGCTGACTCTAGCTGTGGAGCCCAGGGAGATGATAACTGAAAACAGAAGCTACCACAACGAAATCAGTGGGATCGAAGCAATAAAAAGGCTTAAGGTTTTCCGAAATTGCTGCTACCTCACACGCTACAGTGAAATTCAGAAGTGTTACATACTTTCTGTATGCATGAGCGATGAAGACTTGCAAAACGAAATTTATAAGCATTTTGAGCTGAAAGTTTCTGATGAGGGAATACGAATTCTAGAACACAGACCATTTGCAAATTTAGTGGAATTGCTTACGCATTACGAAAATAACAGACTCGGCTCAGCCTTCCCAACAATTGGAAAATGCATTACCCTAAATGCCTACAGGGAAAGAGTCAGAGAGAAACATAAGAGGCAACCACAACAAGTACACCTACAGCTACATCAAGAACAACAAGCTCAACCACAACAACAAACGCAACAAGCACCAATACAAGCACAACAACAAGCTCGGCTACAACGAGCACAAATACAAGCACAAATTCGAGAACATCAAGTACAAATACAAGAACAACAAACGCAACTACAAAAAGTGCTACAACAACAATTACAAGCCCAAAAAGATTCACTACAACAAGCACAAATACAAACACAAGTACAAGAACAACAAGTTGAAATAAAACAACAACAGGGTCACCTACATGAACAACAAAATCAACTGCAAGAAACAGTTCAGCAACAACAAGCACAATTACAACAACAAGCGCAGCAAATACAAGCACTACAACAACGCAAATGTAAAATATTTTAG
- the LOC135334501 gene encoding coiled-coil domain-containing protein 157-like isoform X1, producing the protein MATRGQYNNQYSHVQASNYPLAPGPTRSRSSPQYGHGYGYQPLHGHPQEQDYSETSMAYGQARENNAHTYANHHTPVAPQPKPRTKLSQEGRNMTEGVSYNTHNFGQQAPIQSAQDQRTNQGPLDQTAVLETLSGQDTKLEKNNTGEITYSEELRPESHGSRIERTDHAPVIENPKPGNDSRDDQTKEAADVIQGQKPKIHTQLLTLAVEPREMITENRSYHNEISGIEAIKRLKVFRNCCYLTRYSEIQKCYILSVCMSDEDLQNEIYKHFELKVSDEGIRILEHRPFANLVELLTHYENNRLGSAFPTIGKCITLNAYRERVREKHKRQPQQVHLQLHQEQQAQPQQQTQQAPIQAQQQARLQRAQIQAQIREHQVQIQEQQTQLQKVLQQQLQAQKDSLQQAQIQTQVQEQQVEIKQQQGHLHEQQNQLQETVQQQQAQLQQQAQQIQALQQRKCKIF; encoded by the exons ATGGCAACAAGAG gccagTACAACAACCAATATTCTCATGTACAAGCTAGCAACTATCCACTGGCACCAGGACCAACCAGGTCTAGATCTAGCCCACAATATGGACATGGATATGGATATCAACCATTGCACGGACACCCACAAGAACAAG ACTACTCTGAGACGAGTATGGCTTATGGTCAAGCTAGGGAAAACAACGCCCACACGTATGCTAATCATCACACACCAGTTGCACCACAACCAAAGCCTAGGACAAAACTTTCACAAG AAGGAAGAAACATGACTGAGGGTGTGTCATACAATACGCATAATTTTGGACAACAGGCTCCAATCCAGAGTGCCCAAGATCAACGGACAAACCAAG GACCACTTGACCAGACAGCAGTGCTAGAGACTTTAAGTGGGCAAGACACAAAGCTGGAGAAAAACAATACAGGAGAGATTACATACAGTGaag AACTCAGACCAGAGTCACATGGATCCCGAATCGAAAGAACTGACCATGCCCCCGTAATTGAAAATCCTAAACCAG gaaACGACAGCAGAGATGACCAAACCAAAGAGGCTGCTGACGTTATACAAGGCCAAAAACCAAAAATC CACACACAATTGCTGACTCTAGCTGTGGAGCCCAGGGAGATGATAACTGAAAACAGAAGCTACCACAACGAAATCAGTGGGATCGAAGCAATAAAAAGGCTTAAGGTTTTCCGAAATTGCTGCTACCTCACACGCTACAGTGAAATTCAGAAGTGTTACATACTTTCTGTATGCATGAGCGATGAAGACTTGCAAAACGAAATTTATAAGCATTTTGAGCTGAAAGTTTCTGATGAGGGAATACGAATTCTAGAACACAGACCATTTGCAAATTTAGTGGAATTGCTTACGCATTACGAAAATAACAGACTCGGCTCAGCCTTCCCAACAATTGGAAAATGCATTACCCTAAATGCCTACAGGGAAAGAGTCAGAGAGAAACATAAGAGGCAACCACAACAAGTACACCTACAGCTACATCAAGAACAACAAGCTCAACCACAACAACAAACGCAACAAGCACCAATACAAGCACAACAACAAGCTCGGCTACAACGAGCACAAATACAAGCACAAATTCGAGAACATCAAGTACAAATACAAGAACAACAAACGCAACTACAAAAAGTGCTACAACAACAATTACAAGCCCAAAAAGATTCACTACAACAAGCACAAATACAAACACAAGTACAAGAACAACAAGTTGAAATAAAACAACAACAGGGTCACCTACATGAACAACAAAATCAACTGCAAGAAACAGTTCAGCAACAACAAGCACAATTACAACAACAAGCGCAGCAAATACAAGCACTACAACAACGCAAATGTAAAATATTTTAG